The genomic window CATGTATGGTTCATGGCATCGATGCTGATGAGTTAGTAGGTAAACTTAATAGTTACCTTGCAACTGTAAGCGAATAATAACTACGATTTGCTACTACATTTCTAATAGAGGACAGATGGGCTTAGACCTATCTGTCCTCTATTGTTTGTGTTTTTTCTAGTAATCTCTCGCAAATGACCCTCAGCCTATTTGTGATGTCCTTAAATCCTATTTACTTTTCTTTTATACTATAATGGTGGCTAAGGGGACTGCTTCCATAGCCTAGATTTGTATCACTACGCAATGCACCTGCTACATATGCTTTAGCACGTTTTACACTTTCCTCTAGGCTTAGTTCTTTTGCCAGATTACAAGCAATGGCTGAAGAAAGGGTACATCCTGTGCCATGTCTTTCTTTTTGACCTATCCTATTGCCTTTAATCCAAATAATCTCTCCCCCGGAATAAATAAGATCATCTGCCCGGTCAACTAGGTGACCGCCTTTTATAAGTATATGTCCCTTATAAAACTTATTGATCTCTTCAGCAGCTTTTATCATATCATCAACCGTACTAATTGAAATACCAGATAAAAGTTCAGCCTCTGGTATATTGGGCGTAATGACATGGGTTATAGTCATAAGTTTGTTTTTGAGTGCATAGAACGCATCATCATTTAATAAGCTTCTGCCGCTGGTGGCTATCATAACAGGATCTAGAATAACCTTTTGAGCATGGTACTCTGTCAGCTTATTTACAATGCTCTCTATAATCTCTGCTGATGAAACCATCCCTATCTTAACTGCATCAGGGTAAATATCTGTAAATACTGCGTCTAACTGTGCCTCCACAAACTCTGGTGTGCATTTTACAACTTCAAATACTTTTTGCGTATTTTGAGCTGTAAGTGCGGTTATAACGCTCATCCCATACATTTTATGTACCGTTATCGTCTTAAGATCAGCTTGAATACCTGCCCCTCCGCTGCAATCAGACCCTGCAATAGTTAATACTGTTTTCAAAATAACCCTCCTGCTTATTTATAATAGTTCCTTAAAAGATACTATAAAATGATCACATACTTTCTCGAGTTCTTCCCTATCTTGCTCAGATGATGCATCATAAACACCTACTACTTTGAAGCCTGCTGCTTTAGCCGTCTTGACACAATATAAGGCATCTTCAAAAACATAAATGTTCTCTTTATCTATTTCGAGTAACGCTGCTGCCTCTAAATAAATTTTCGGTTCGTCTTTGCCTACTCCTATTTCATCGCAAGTTAGGATAAACTCAAAGTATTCTAAGATGCCAAGTCTTTTTAAAGCACAAAATGCTAATCTTTTATTAGAAGCTGTTGCAATCCCCATCTTTGCACCTTTTTTTTGAAGTACCTTTAGGTACTTTTCAATAGAATCTTTTAATGGAATAGTCGTTTTATAATGTTCTGCTACCTGTGCATAAACTAGGGCCATAATCTCTTCTGGTGTATGATTAATGTGATATTTATCTCTAAAATACTCAGCTGACTGATAAAAGCTCATTGATTTCAATGTTTTTTCAATATCTTCTGGCGGCGTAATGTTATGACTTAATAAAAAGTCAGTACCTATACTGCCCCATATGCCCATAGAATCTATCAGGGTGCCATCAAGATCAAATATAGCGCCTTTAATGGTCTCAAGCATCTCTTACCTCCTAAATAACATCAACATGTTCGCCGTTTAAAATCTTATTCATATTTCTTACAGCACACATTTTACCGCACATTGTACAAGTATCTGAATGCTCTGGTGTAGATTCTTCCCTATATCTTCTTGCTTTTTCTGGGTCAATGGCAAGATCAAACATCTTTTCCCAATCAAGATTTTTTCTTGCCGTACTCATTTCATAATCCCATGCCTTAGCACCTTTTATACCTTTTGCAATATCCGCTGCATGGGCTGCAATCTTAGAAGCTACAATCCCTTCTTTCATATCTTCAAGATTAGGCAGTCTTAAATGCTCAGCCGGTGTCACATAACAAAGGAAAGATGCTCCGTAAGTTGCTGCAATGGCTCCGCCTATTGCTGATGTAATGTGATCATATCCTGGGGCTACATCAGTTACGAGAGGTCCTAACACATAAAATGGCGCACCCTTACATATTGTTTGCTGGATCTTCATATTAGCTTCTATTTGATCTAGAGGCATATGGCCTGGCCCCTCAATGATGACCTGAACGTCTTTATCCCAAGCTCTTTGTGTAAGTTCTCCAAGTGCAATAAGTTCTTCGATCTGAGAAATATCACTGGCATCCTCTATGGAACCTGGTCTGCAAGCATCCCCTAGACTCATAGTTACATCGTAAGTTCTGCAGATTTCTAAAACTTCATCATAAAATTCATAGAAAGGATTTTCATTGCCTGTCATTTCCATCCATGCAAAAATGAGTGAACCCCCTCTTGAAACAATATTTGTTAAACGTTTATTATTTTTAAATCTTTGAGCTGTTTGCTTATTAATGCCGCAATGTATGGTCATAAAGTCAACACCATCTTCTGCATGCATCTTAACAATATCAAGCCACTCCTTAGCTGTAATTTTATCGAGTTCTTTATTATAGTAAACAATCGCATCATAAATAGGCACTGTACCTATCATTGCCTTACATTCTTCCACAAGTTTTTTTCTAAAAGTATGGGTATCTCCAAAAGAACTTAAATCCATAATAGATTCTGCACCCATTGCAACTGCTCCTTGGACTTTTTCCATCTCCATCTCAAGATTGAGACAGTCTTTAGAAGTTCCTAAATTAACATTGATTTTAGTTTTTAATTTATTACCTACACCGTTTGGATCTAAAGACTTGTGGTTTTTGTTAGCAGGAATAACTGCCTTACCTTGTGCGACTAACTCTCTTAGCTCTTCAACTGCCATATTTTCTTTTTCGGCTACTATACGCAGCTGTTCTGTGATAATACCTTTTCTTGCTGCATCCATTTGTGTTGTATATTGCATTCTACATTTCTCCTTTACAAGACATATCAATTTAATTTAACATCCTATGAAAGGGAACAAAAAAAGTGCCTACTATACACAGTAAGCACTTCTAATCCAATACAAAAGTATAAGATACGCCTCCCTACGCTAGTATTAACTAACAGGTTCAAAGGGTCAGGTTTTAACCTTCTCAACCAAAATGGTCCCCCCGCAAAACATAGATATTAAATTTGTCTTTAGTATAACACTGCTGGGTAATTAAGTAAATCCCTATAAATAGGGGAGTAAATCATTTGACTTAGGTCTGCAGGGAATTTTAGGGTTCTCCAGTTGCCCACTTGCGTAGTTCTAAAAATCTAAGCACTTTCTTCAAATGAACGCCGCAAACTCGCGTACGCTTAAACAGTGCGGCTAAAAGCCATTTGAATAAACTACTAAGATTTTCGTTACGAGCTACTCCAGAGGCAACTTCCGAACCCTAAAATCTCCCTGCTAGGCTTTAGAATGTGTTTAATCTGCCAATTAAAAAATAAGGCCTTTTACCACAGTTTTTAATTAAAACAACCGGTATTCGTTGACAT from Cellulosilyticum sp. I15G10I2 includes these protein-coding regions:
- the thiD gene encoding bifunctional hydroxymethylpyrimidine kinase/phosphomethylpyrimidine kinase yields the protein MKTVLTIAGSDCSGGAGIQADLKTITVHKMYGMSVITALTAQNTQKVFEVVKCTPEFVEAQLDAVFTDIYPDAVKIGMVSSAEIIESIVNKLTEYHAQKVILDPVMIATSGRSLLNDDAFYALKNKLMTITHVITPNIPEAELLSGISISTVDDMIKAAEEINKFYKGHILIKGGHLVDRADDLIYSGGEIIWIKGNRIGQKERHGTGCTLSSAIACNLAKELSLEESVKRAKAYVAGALRSDTNLGYGSSPLSHHYSIKEK
- a CDS encoding HAD family hydrolase, with translation MLETIKGAIFDLDGTLIDSMGIWGSIGTDFLLSHNITPPEDIEKTLKSMSFYQSAEYFRDKYHINHTPEEIMALVYAQVAEHYKTTIPLKDSIEKYLKVLQKKGAKMGIATASNKRLAFCALKRLGILEYFEFILTCDEIGVGKDEPKIYLEAAALLEIDKENIYVFEDALYCVKTAKAAGFKVVGVYDASSEQDREELEKVCDHFIVSFKELL
- the thiC gene encoding phosphomethylpyrimidine synthase ThiC, whose protein sequence is MQYTTQMDAARKGIITEQLRIVAEKENMAVEELRELVAQGKAVIPANKNHKSLDPNGVGNKLKTKINVNLGTSKDCLNLEMEMEKVQGAVAMGAESIMDLSSFGDTHTFRKKLVEECKAMIGTVPIYDAIVYYNKELDKITAKEWLDIVKMHAEDGVDFMTIHCGINKQTAQRFKNNKRLTNIVSRGGSLIFAWMEMTGNENPFYEFYDEVLEICRTYDVTMSLGDACRPGSIEDASDISQIEELIALGELTQRAWDKDVQVIIEGPGHMPLDQIEANMKIQQTICKGAPFYVLGPLVTDVAPGYDHITSAIGGAIAATYGASFLCYVTPAEHLRLPNLEDMKEGIVASKIAAHAADIAKGIKGAKAWDYEMSTARKNLDWEKMFDLAIDPEKARRYREESTPEHSDTCTMCGKMCAVRNMNKILNGEHVDVI